In one Flammeovirga yaeyamensis genomic region, the following are encoded:
- a CDS encoding T9SS type A sorting domain-containing protein, whose product MKFYLPFVVALLCFGLSNAQPIVGGHSEVTPNTGDDQTLNTNQYMELTSGTFDYGDKSITLDNNSILIVRAGVTLEVKNLSVKGTAILYVERGAHVTVEEDFIVTDTGNAEIHTLYFIAESKIEAKDGGTITGTGRVTYKGGDDYEVDGGSSVCIGTEDPEYYDPAHANYNKSSEPACNKNGNPGFNPDLPVEMIFFNSLVENGEVYLSWATATEQNASHFMVLRSFDKNTWEEVGEVEAGGNTNFRQDYSYTDKPNVVSNVVYYQLLQYDLDGKTETFGPLTVSMNPSNNLEAEVFPNPTSDHLNIAIGGLVIGHSLTISVLDKLGKTVYQETNENSGNSLVYNINDISDLESGHYLLILTSGSQKVVRRFIKQ is encoded by the coding sequence ATGAAATTCTACTTGCCTTTTGTTGTTGCTTTGTTGTGCTTTGGCTTATCTAATGCTCAGCCTATAGTTGGAGGACACAGTGAAGTAACGCCGAATACAGGAGACGATCAAACATTGAATACAAATCAGTATATGGAACTAACTTCAGGTACATTTGATTATGGTGATAAAAGTATCACTTTAGATAATAATAGTATCCTAATTGTTAGAGCCGGTGTAACATTGGAGGTTAAGAACCTTTCAGTAAAAGGAACAGCTATTTTATATGTTGAAAGAGGAGCGCATGTTACTGTGGAAGAAGATTTTATTGTAACAGATACTGGCAATGCAGAAATCCACACTCTTTATTTTATTGCTGAATCCAAAATCGAAGCAAAAGATGGTGGTACTATAACAGGTACCGGAAGAGTAACTTATAAAGGGGGAGATGATTACGAAGTTGACGGAGGTTCTTCTGTTTGTATCGGTACAGAGGATCCGGAGTATTATGATCCAGCCCATGCGAATTATAATAAGAGTTCTGAACCTGCTTGCAATAAAAATGGAAATCCAGGGTTTAACCCCGATCTTCCAGTAGAAATGATTTTCTTTAATTCACTTGTTGAAAATGGTGAAGTATATTTATCATGGGCTACAGCTACAGAACAAAATGCATCTCATTTTATGGTGTTGAGATCTTTTGATAAAAATACATGGGAAGAAGTGGGTGAAGTAGAAGCTGGTGGAAATACTAATTTCCGTCAAGATTATTCTTATACAGATAAACCTAATGTGGTTTCAAATGTAGTTTATTATCAATTACTACAATACGATTTAGATGGAAAAACAGAGACTTTTGGTCCGCTAACAGTGAGTATGAATCCTTCTAACAATTTGGAGGCAGAAGTATTCCCTAATCCAACATCAGATCATTTAAATATTGCCATTGGAGGTTTAGTTATTGGTCACTCCTTAACAATATCAGTACTTGATAAATTAGGAAAAACAGTGTACCAAGAAACCAACGAAAATAGTGGGAATAGCCTTGTGTATAACATCAATGATATCTCCGACTTAGAATCTGGACATTATTTATTAATACTAACTTCTGGTTCACAAAAAGTGGTAAGAAGATTTATTAAGCAATAG
- a CDS encoding efflux RND transporter permease subunit, whose translation MNITKFTLENKPFSWFVLLLVILGGVVSYEKVGKLEDAPFTIKQAVVLTTYPGASAEEVEQQVTDKLEEAIQAMDGLDFLDSDSRNGVSRILVVLKKTIPGDEIPQMWDILRRKVGDVQGQLPAGASTSIVNDDFADVLGLFYGIYGEGFTYRELNDIADDYKKELLKVPNVAKVVLFGKPQESVDIKLTFGKMHQLGVSLEEVVNALNQQNKLVNSGFVNTDKQRLRVKVAGDFSMVDEIGHLFITNRNGKQIQLKDVAEIEESYASPYTTKMKIQGQSAVGFAISASAGANVVEVGAAVDKRLQELKEDLPAGIHLKNIYNQGIESKTANDGFVFNLIASVGTVVIILLFFIGLKNGLLVGSGLVFSILGTLIFMLAFGINMERVSLAALIIAMGMLVDNAIVVIESILMKIKQGIPKKEAIYQSAQSSSWPLLGATIIAILTFLPIRISPDATGEYLSSLFSVLAISLFLSWIFALTQSPLACDTFLEDNTENSDEEVDLYGGKFYQKFRAFLTLSIKHKFISLAVILGIFGTSLLVSKNLKVVFMPELEKNLFKINAFTPEGSFIYYTEEQGDKIYNWLSEQEEVKDVTMTVGMTPPRYFLASSSYGPQTNVLSFIVECEDYDNVEKVFSRLEDQKYDLFPELFVRPELYSVMTPLDGKVEARFMGKDIEVLDSLNNIALDIMRESKLSRHVHSSWFNMSPVWELEYADAKAAKSNISRKNIAESVRVMSEGITVGTYREENELLPIVLKTNEGEVADFNKLQNINIVTANNSVPLQQVIKKINIDYEYPYIQTYNRHRAISALCDPIEGVTTGELQKDVQAKIEAIELPEGYSFMWDAEKKNQGEAVEAIVTFFPLAFLLIIAILIALFGNYKQTTIVLLLLPLSLIGVIFGLVGLGKAFDFMSFIGWIGLLGMIIKNIIVLLDEVNIQLKLGETQLESILKATISRTRPVLMAAITTMFGMFPLLPDSVFGAMSVTIIFGLGFATLLTLWAVPVIYSIFYQIKIKK comes from the coding sequence ATGAATATCACGAAATTTACTTTAGAAAATAAACCGTTCTCATGGTTTGTCTTGCTATTGGTAATTCTTGGAGGTGTAGTTTCTTACGAGAAAGTAGGTAAACTAGAAGATGCTCCATTTACCATCAAACAAGCCGTAGTGTTAACGACTTATCCTGGTGCATCTGCAGAAGAGGTAGAACAACAGGTAACAGATAAACTGGAAGAAGCTATCCAAGCAATGGACGGTTTGGATTTCTTGGACTCTGATAGTAGAAATGGGGTATCAAGAATTCTGGTAGTACTTAAAAAGACAATTCCTGGTGATGAAATTCCACAAATGTGGGATATCCTGAGAAGAAAAGTAGGCGACGTTCAAGGTCAGCTTCCTGCGGGAGCATCAACGTCCATAGTAAATGATGATTTTGCCGATGTATTAGGTTTGTTCTATGGCATCTATGGTGAAGGATTTACTTACAGAGAATTAAACGATATCGCAGACGATTATAAAAAAGAATTACTTAAAGTCCCGAATGTGGCTAAAGTAGTGCTTTTTGGTAAACCTCAAGAAAGTGTCGATATCAAATTGACCTTTGGAAAAATGCACCAATTGGGAGTGTCTTTGGAAGAGGTAGTCAATGCTTTAAATCAACAAAACAAGTTAGTCAACTCTGGCTTTGTCAATACAGACAAACAACGTCTTAGAGTAAAAGTGGCAGGCGACTTTTCGATGGTTGATGAAATTGGACATTTATTCATCACCAATAGAAATGGCAAGCAGATTCAACTGAAAGATGTTGCAGAAATAGAAGAAAGTTACGCTTCTCCTTATACGACAAAAATGAAAATTCAAGGCCAATCGGCAGTGGGTTTTGCGATCTCAGCATCAGCAGGTGCCAATGTAGTAGAAGTGGGGGCAGCAGTAGATAAGAGACTTCAAGAATTAAAAGAGGATTTACCCGCAGGTATTCACCTGAAGAATATCTATAACCAAGGAATCGAGTCGAAAACAGCCAACGATGGTTTTGTATTCAACTTAATTGCTTCTGTTGGTACAGTAGTAATTATCCTTCTGTTCTTTATTGGTTTAAAGAATGGATTGTTGGTAGGATCTGGTTTGGTCTTCTCCATTTTAGGTACTTTGATATTCATGTTGGCATTTGGAATCAACATGGAAAGAGTAAGTTTAGCGGCCTTAATTATTGCTATGGGTATGTTGGTAGATAACGCCATCGTGGTCATAGAATCCATCTTGATGAAAATCAAGCAAGGAATCCCTAAGAAAGAAGCCATTTATCAGTCAGCACAATCGTCGTCATGGCCTTTATTGGGAGCAACAATTATTGCCATTCTAACCTTCCTTCCTATCCGTATTTCTCCGGATGCGACAGGTGAATACTTATCTTCTTTATTCTCCGTTTTGGCCATTTCATTGTTCTTAAGCTGGATTTTTGCCTTAACGCAATCGCCTCTAGCTTGTGATACCTTCTTGGAAGACAATACAGAAAATAGCGACGAAGAAGTAGATTTATATGGTGGTAAGTTCTATCAGAAGTTTAGAGCTTTCCTAACGCTATCAATTAAACATAAGTTTATTTCCCTAGCGGTGATATTGGGTATTTTCGGTACTTCATTATTGGTGAGTAAAAACCTGAAAGTAGTATTTATGCCGGAGTTGGAAAAGAACTTATTTAAGATCAATGCTTTCACTCCAGAGGGATCATTTATCTACTACACAGAAGAACAAGGCGATAAGATCTACAATTGGTTAAGCGAACAAGAAGAGGTAAAAGATGTAACGATGACGGTCGGTATGACTCCTCCAAGATACTTCTTGGCATCATCAAGTTATGGTCCACAAACCAACGTACTTAGCTTTATAGTTGAGTGCGAAGACTATGATAATGTAGAGAAAGTTTTCTCAAGATTAGAAGATCAGAAATACGACCTTTTCCCAGAACTTTTTGTTCGACCAGAACTTTATTCGGTAATGACTCCTTTAGACGGTAAAGTCGAAGCAAGATTTATGGGTAAAGATATAGAGGTACTAGACTCATTAAATAATATCGCTTTAGATATCATGAGGGAGTCGAAATTATCTCGTCATGTCCACAGTTCTTGGTTCAACATGTCGCCAGTTTGGGAATTGGAATATGCTGATGCGAAAGCGGCAAAATCAAATATTAGCAGAAAGAACATTGCCGAATCAGTAAGAGTGATGAGCGAAGGTATCACTGTTGGTACTTACAGAGAAGAAAACGAGTTGCTTCCTATCGTTTTAAAAACGAATGAAGGGGAAGTAGCTGATTTTAATAAACTTCAGAACATCAATATTGTAACGGCCAATAATTCGGTGCCATTACAACAAGTGATTAAGAAGATTAATATTGATTACGAATATCCATACATCCAAACTTACAACAGACACCGTGCTATCTCAGCACTATGTGATCCTATTGAAGGAGTAACTACAGGAGAACTACAAAAAGATGTTCAAGCCAAGATTGAAGCTATTGAGTTACCTGAGGGTTATTCTTTCATGTGGGACGCGGAGAAGAAAAATCAAGGAGAAGCAGTCGAAGCGATTGTGACTTTCTTCCCTTTGGCTTTCCTTCTTATTATCGCTATTCTGATTGCATTGTTTGGTAATTATAAACAAACCACCATCGTCTTATTATTACTTCCACTATCGTTAATTGGAGTGATATTCGGTTTGGTTGGTTTAGGTAAAGCCTTCGACTTTATGTCGTTTATCGGTTGGATTGGTCTACTCGGTATGATCATCAAGAACATTATCGTACTACTTGATGAAGTCAACATACAATTGAAACTTGGAGAGACTCAGTTAGAAAGTATCTTGAAAGCGACGATTTCCAGAACACGACCTGTATTAATGGCGGCCATTACGACCATGTTTGGTATGTTCCCATTATTACCTGATAGTGTCTTTGGTGCCATGTCAGTGACCATTATCTTCGGATTAGGCTTTGCAACACTACTTACATTGTGGGCAGTACCAGTAATTTATTCCATTTTCTATCAAATTAAAATCAAGAAATAG
- a CDS encoding DUF1254 domain-containing protein, with product MMIIIDMKKNLLQSKIALFILGIFLLGNFSAVAQQNTLNEKEQNEYNFTYNVGVQATIYGWALVMMDVALELQTNVDAPSNNGQAPINQLGPITRLWDYRDRSYTTPNNDTYYIQGWGDLEEQPLVLFVPEVENRYWIQQILDMYTESVVDLCNATVGDKGGYFILAKKGHEFKNPNNLPVYYSNTRYIWLAGRLGTDGSESDKKIAQDLQTQFRLFPLADYPNGGVQPAPKVVSGAPKVNFPMGLDWYNRFEKTLNENYLESDHPITEQFEYIGFGKGGVNTLAPHKKEALVAAFKDAYAMIVNAAKYSSTPVNGWNWEYKAGKYGADYLQRSAINLNSIGLNSPERAMYPKRYHDNNGEVLNGKNAYEITLPANMPVNYEIGGFWSMTMYDAEDRFMVENEIKRYKVGSMMKDLKYNKDGSLTIYISHEAPKDKKQKKNWLPAPNGDFMLQFRFYEPNKEVVDGQFALPQLYNLN from the coding sequence ATGATGATAATAATCGATATGAAAAAGAACCTACTCCAATCAAAAATTGCCTTATTTATCTTAGGTATTTTCCTTTTAGGAAACTTTAGTGCTGTTGCTCAACAAAACACTTTAAACGAAAAAGAGCAAAACGAATACAACTTTACTTACAATGTAGGTGTGCAAGCCACTATTTATGGTTGGGCTTTAGTAATGATGGATGTCGCTTTAGAGTTACAAACTAACGTTGATGCCCCTTCGAATAATGGTCAGGCACCTATTAATCAATTAGGACCAATTACAAGACTTTGGGATTACAGAGACCGTTCATATACTACTCCAAACAACGATACTTATTATATCCAAGGATGGGGTGATCTAGAAGAACAACCTTTAGTATTGTTTGTTCCAGAAGTAGAAAATAGATATTGGATCCAACAGATTCTAGATATGTATACTGAGTCTGTAGTGGACCTTTGTAATGCTACTGTAGGCGACAAAGGTGGGTATTTCATCTTAGCCAAAAAAGGTCATGAATTCAAAAACCCGAACAACCTTCCTGTATACTACTCTAACACAAGATATATTTGGTTAGCAGGACGTTTAGGAACAGACGGATCGGAAAGCGATAAAAAAATTGCTCAAGATCTTCAAACTCAATTTAGATTATTCCCATTAGCAGATTACCCTAATGGTGGTGTTCAACCTGCTCCAAAAGTAGTGTCGGGTGCACCAAAAGTAAACTTCCCAATGGGATTGGATTGGTACAACCGTTTCGAGAAAACTTTAAACGAGAACTATTTGGAATCTGATCATCCAATAACGGAGCAGTTCGAATACATCGGTTTTGGTAAAGGTGGTGTAAATACTTTAGCACCTCATAAAAAAGAAGCATTAGTTGCTGCATTCAAAGATGCGTATGCAATGATCGTAAATGCTGCAAAGTATAGCAGTACTCCAGTAAACGGTTGGAACTGGGAATACAAAGCAGGTAAATATGGTGCTGACTACTTGCAGAGATCTGCCATTAACTTAAATAGTATTGGTTTGAACTCTCCAGAAAGAGCGATGTACCCTAAAAGATACCACGACAATAACGGTGAGGTATTAAATGGTAAAAATGCATACGAAATCACACTTCCTGCTAACATGCCTGTTAACTATGAGATTGGTGGTTTCTGGTCGATGACAATGTATGATGCTGAAGATCGTTTCATGGTAGAAAACGAGATCAAAAGATATAAAGTGGGTAGTATGATGAAAGACTTAAAATATAATAAAGACGGGTCGTTAACCATCTACATCTCACATGAAGCTCCTAAAGACAAGAAGCAAAAGAAAAATTGGCTACCGGCACCTAATGGAGATTTTATGTTACAGTTCCGATTCTATGAACCCAATAAAGAAGTTGTTGATGGACAGTTCGCCCTACCACAATTATACAACTTAAACTAG
- a CDS encoding TolC family protein has translation MKNLGVLIGVMCLSLSSLYGQIATDPFLQEYRKDAVNHEQLVKMAEGNVEISYQQYKTTIADMMPKLDASADYWYVQNPMTFSLPDDARLGELSGAELGGLANHQYGLYTSVTQPIYQGGVLKERKQKAAVANQIKMDELSITTQDVIMATDLQYWQTVAQKEVVKAMKDYEHDLIRVQDLVSQKLSFGQANKSDVLMTEVRVKRAQLAVVQSENTYKLFLMSLNRLIGKEFEEGTVVSDSILINHPEYSELQHITRPELLVKEKMLQLEEHDKKIISGMYRPQLSGVGTASYASPGYNMLPGAVPNVQAGLMLNIPIYNAGKKTQLKTAQQIKIQNAALSVERENELQQLEIAQKRVAYENAMKETEIAYSSLTKARENAAVLEDRFTKGMIEILEVIDAQLYVEQAVVEYIQSKLKAQIQMTYYTRAIGHLTIN, from the coding sequence ATGAAAAACTTAGGAGTATTGATAGGAGTGATGTGCCTTAGTTTATCATCACTTTATGGACAAATTGCCACGGACCCTTTCCTTCAAGAATACAGAAAGGATGCCGTAAACCACGAACAATTAGTGAAAATGGCAGAAGGAAATGTTGAAATTTCCTATCAACAATATAAAACAACAATTGCCGATATGATGCCAAAGCTTGATGCGAGTGCGGATTATTGGTATGTTCAAAATCCTATGACTTTCAGTCTTCCAGACGATGCAAGATTGGGAGAGTTATCAGGTGCTGAATTGGGTGGTTTAGCCAATCATCAATATGGTTTGTACACGAGTGTTACTCAGCCGATTTATCAAGGTGGAGTGTTGAAAGAGCGTAAGCAAAAAGCAGCTGTAGCCAATCAAATTAAAATGGATGAGTTATCGATCACTACTCAAGATGTGATTATGGCAACGGATCTTCAGTATTGGCAGACAGTGGCTCAAAAGGAAGTGGTGAAAGCCATGAAAGACTATGAGCACGACTTGATTAGAGTACAAGATTTGGTCTCACAAAAACTATCGTTCGGACAAGCAAATAAAAGTGATGTCTTGATGACGGAAGTGAGAGTGAAACGTGCCCAATTGGCCGTGGTGCAGTCAGAAAATACATACAAGTTGTTTTTGATGTCTTTGAACAGATTGATCGGAAAAGAGTTCGAAGAAGGTACTGTGGTATCCGATTCTATCTTGATTAATCACCCAGAATATTCTGAACTGCAGCACATTACTCGACCAGAATTATTGGTGAAAGAGAAAATGTTACAGTTGGAAGAGCACGACAAGAAGATTATTAGTGGTATGTATCGCCCTCAGTTATCAGGTGTGGGTACAGCTTCTTATGCTTCTCCAGGTTACAATATGTTACCGGGTGCAGTACCAAACGTTCAGGCAGGGTTAATGTTGAATATTCCGATTTATAATGCAGGGAAAAAGACACAATTAAAGACAGCTCAGCAGATAAAAATACAAAATGCAGCATTGTCTGTAGAAAGAGAAAATGAATTGCAACAATTGGAAATCGCTCAGAAACGAGTGGCTTACGAAAACGCAATGAAAGAAACCGAAATAGCGTATTCTTCACTAACAAAAGCAAGAGAGAATGCAGCGGTTCTTGAAGATAGATTTACAAAAGGGATGATCGAAATTCTAGAAGTAATCGATGCTCAGTTATATGTTGAGCAGGCGGTGGTAGAATACATCCAAAGTAAATTAAAGGCACAAATCCAGATGACTTATTATACTAGAGCAATAGGGCATCTAACTATCAACTAA
- a CDS encoding AraC family transcriptional regulator, with protein MDTILIKEGSAFSLLEQLHQQLGGELSKESLTLNNQSFELDIKLYSLINGADISIYYCKPKQDVQLIIESEENQNDYYIMRFEYDAQIGRNTTDQIQQNSVSTEAMIAYKSFYSFKSKLKSNQKNQWVSIRFHKNQIADSFPEFKNILNAIFPSSKLWVKYSIAPIEVHLLLADIFKLDLSSPSPKNNSIILSRLIECIGIFYERVTQNSIQHSLHPEDFDQILKVKEYLMNHLENQKPTLDELAEVYGYSSSKLKRDFMSVFGISTHNFYQQQRLENAKLLLTTKNYEITDIARKFGYSTVSKFSFAFKKQFGVTPKSIALKYQK; from the coding sequence TTGGATACTATTTTAATCAAAGAAGGATCTGCTTTTTCACTATTAGAGCAATTACATCAACAACTTGGAGGGGAACTCTCAAAAGAATCCTTAACACTTAATAATCAATCCTTTGAATTAGATATAAAACTATATTCACTAATCAATGGAGCGGATATCTCTATTTATTATTGTAAGCCAAAACAGGATGTTCAATTAATTATTGAAAGTGAGGAAAATCAAAATGATTACTATATCATGCGCTTTGAGTATGATGCACAAATTGGTCGCAATACAACAGATCAAATACAACAAAACAGTGTATCTACTGAGGCAATGATTGCTTATAAATCCTTCTATTCATTCAAATCAAAGTTAAAATCTAATCAAAAAAACCAGTGGGTATCCATTCGTTTTCATAAAAATCAGATAGCCGATTCTTTCCCAGAATTTAAAAATATCTTAAATGCGATATTCCCTTCCTCCAAGCTTTGGGTGAAGTATTCCATCGCTCCAATTGAAGTTCATTTATTATTGGCTGATATCTTTAAACTCGATTTATCCTCTCCTTCACCTAAGAACAATAGTATCATTTTATCTAGGCTGATAGAGTGTATTGGTATTTTTTATGAACGTGTGACCCAAAACAGCATTCAGCATAGTCTTCATCCCGAGGATTTCGATCAGATTCTTAAAGTAAAAGAGTATTTGATGAATCATTTGGAAAATCAAAAACCTACCTTAGATGAACTAGCTGAAGTTTATGGTTATTCGAGTTCGAAATTAAAAAGGGACTTTATGAGTGTGTTTGGTATTAGTACCCACAATTTTTATCAACAACAAAGATTGGAAAACGCTAAATTATTATTAACCACCAAAAACTACGAAATCACAGACATCGCCCGAAAATTCGGTTATTCCACTGTTTCTAAGTTTTCATTTGCCTTTAAAAAGCAATTTGGAGTCACTCCAAAATCTATCGCATTAAAATATCAGAAGTAA
- a CDS encoding efflux RND transporter periplasmic adaptor subunit: MKFALTVFTISLLCFSCAKEEVNNKTKPQKVKITSIHPSSDQLMKVVTGTSHPNKEVNLSFRVQGPLIVFDVEDGQYFRKGEIIGQIDQRDYLIAFNNAKAKLKWSKQEFDRAKQLIDHQNISQQQYDQLEMNFITAEHDFKNAENALRDTKLVAPFNGYVKNTYTEKGEHLRVSQKVVTFQDYSKVKVNCVVNEDIALHPGKISNIQVVFDGKKEEVFQAKLVEISRDTEGLTNAYPCIVEVKVKDRNLIGGMTSEVYFDLAKADKNDVIVPSTAVINKANGEQFVWAVQSKDHTLHSLKVKVNTLLNDGQMEVELLEKTDANIIVAAGGTYLSEGQEVRYTIDEPMMTAKN, translated from the coding sequence ATGAAATTTGCATTAACCGTTTTTACAATCTCATTACTTTGCTTTTCGTGTGCGAAAGAGGAAGTAAATAATAAAACTAAACCTCAAAAAGTAAAAATCACTAGCATTCACCCGAGTTCAGATCAACTGATGAAGGTGGTGACTGGTACGTCACACCCTAATAAGGAGGTGAATTTATCTTTTAGAGTACAAGGTCCTTTAATCGTTTTTGATGTAGAGGATGGACAATATTTTAGAAAAGGAGAAATCATTGGTCAGATCGACCAAAGAGATTACCTGATCGCATTCAACAATGCAAAAGCAAAGTTGAAGTGGTCGAAACAAGAATTTGATAGAGCCAAGCAGCTTATCGATCATCAGAACATTTCACAACAACAGTACGATCAGCTGGAAATGAATTTCATTACTGCTGAACATGACTTTAAAAATGCAGAAAACGCATTAAGAGATACCAAATTGGTTGCCCCTTTTAATGGGTATGTGAAGAACACATATACCGAAAAAGGGGAACACTTAAGAGTTTCTCAGAAGGTTGTGACTTTCCAAGATTACTCTAAAGTAAAAGTCAACTGCGTAGTAAACGAGGATATAGCACTTCACCCTGGTAAAATATCAAACATTCAAGTAGTTTTTGATGGTAAAAAAGAAGAAGTCTTCCAAGCTAAATTGGTGGAGATTTCTAGAGATACAGAGGGGCTTACAAACGCCTATCCGTGTATTGTTGAGGTGAAAGTAAAAGATCGCAACCTTATTGGAGGTATGACATCAGAAGTATATTTTGATTTGGCAAAGGCCGATAAAAATGATGTAATCGTACCTTCTACAGCGGTAATTAACAAAGCAAATGGTGAACAATTTGTATGGGCGGTTCAGTCCAAAGATCATACATTACATAGTTTGAAAGTGAAAGTCAATACTCTATTAAACGACGGACAAATGGAAGTAGAGTTATTGGAAAAAACAGACGCTAACATCATTGTAGCAGCAGGCGGTACCTACCTTTCGGAGGGACAAGAAGTGAGATATACGATAGACGAACCAATGATGACCGCTAAGAACTAA
- a CDS encoding Crp/Fnr family transcriptional regulator: MTNEKIFHFFNSLFPFNQEGLKEFAASFETKTYPKNTLIIQQESIVKKLMFLSTGSLREFFAKDDKEMNTDFFVKPQFINDFYSLMHATPTKKNIQTLTEVTILELSIDVFHDFLERYQCGKNFVDEIFKDIIAKKEEEEFKHFSLTPDELYLDLLSNKPEWLQEIPLYHIATYLRMTPETLSRIRKRN; this comes from the coding sequence ATGACCAACGAAAAAATATTTCATTTCTTTAATTCATTATTTCCTTTTAATCAAGAAGGATTAAAAGAGTTTGCTGCTTCTTTTGAGACGAAGACTTATCCTAAAAATACTTTAATCATTCAACAAGAAAGCATAGTCAAAAAACTAATGTTCCTCTCAACAGGTTCACTTAGAGAATTTTTTGCTAAAGACGATAAGGAAATGAATACTGACTTTTTCGTGAAACCTCAATTCATCAACGACTTTTACTCTTTAATGCATGCTACACCTACCAAGAAAAATATTCAAACGCTTACTGAAGTCACCATTCTTGAATTAAGTATTGATGTCTTTCATGATTTCTTAGAAAGGTATCAGTGTGGGAAGAATTTTGTTGATGAAATCTTCAAAGATATTATTGCCAAAAAAGAAGAAGAAGAATTCAAACATTTCAGCCTAACTCCCGATGAGTTATACCTCGATTTATTATCAAATAAACCGGAGTGGTTACAGGAGATTCCTTTATATCATATAGCCACCTATTTAAGAATGACCCCCGAAACGCTTAGCCGAATTCGAAAGCGAAATTAA
- a CDS encoding MBL fold metallo-hydrolase, which yields MKIQHFRNATMVIEADDKVILVDPMLGPKSTMPPFSFIRFKAKKNPLVELPAACLPILDKVTHCLITHLHPDHLDKDGEQFLRENNTPVICSVLDEKELRKRGLNVVQTIDYWKRVDFLGGKIEGIPAVHGYGFVAKPAGNVMGYYIELPDQPSIYLSSDTIYTEHVDKVLKEYNPDLSVCASGSAQFDIFKPLLMHMDDIVRFTQNAPNKVLHNHMEAVNHCPTTRADLKRELQSKGLLDKVFIPQDGEWINL from the coding sequence ATGAAAATTCAGCATTTCAGAAACGCAACTATGGTGATTGAGGCCGACGATAAAGTGATTTTAGTGGATCCGATGTTAGGTCCTAAATCTACCATGCCTCCTTTCTCATTCATTCGTTTTAAAGCAAAGAAAAATCCTTTAGTCGAATTGCCTGCAGCTTGTTTGCCAATTCTTGATAAAGTGACTCATTGTTTAATTACTCATCTTCATCCAGATCATTTAGATAAAGATGGAGAGCAATTTTTACGCGAAAATAACACTCCAGTAATTTGCAGTGTGTTAGATGAAAAAGAATTAAGAAAAAGAGGATTGAATGTAGTTCAAACTATTGATTATTGGAAAAGGGTAGATTTTCTTGGTGGTAAAATTGAAGGCATCCCTGCCGTACATGGTTATGGTTTTGTGGCGAAACCAGCTGGAAATGTGATGGGCTATTATATTGAACTTCCAGATCAACCATCAATATATTTAAGTTCTGATACTATTTATACTGAACATGTTGATAAAGTATTGAAAGAATATAATCCAGATTTAAGTGTTTGTGCTTCTGGATCAGCACAATTCGATATTTTTAAACCTTTATTGATGCATATGGATGATATTGTGAGGTTCACACAAAACGCTCCAAATAAAGTACTTCACAATCATATGGAAGCGGTGAACCACTGCCCTACAACACGTGCAGATTTAAAAAGAGAATTACAATCAAAAGGATTATTAGATAAAGTATTTATCCCTCAAGATGGAGAATGGATAAATTTATAA